The DNA window AAAATATTTCTGTTTATGTTGCCAAGTTATCAAGTTACTTCCTCATCAAAGAACTCCTCCGCTTCTTTTTCAACAAATGGGTAGTTATAATTGGGTAATTAATTTGAGGTATGAATTTGTTTAATCTGCATATCAAATCATAAAGCCAATAGCATAGGTTTCCAGCCTGACCTATTGAGGAATCTAGAAATCTGTAATCACTTTTTGCTATTATTGATTTAAGATGGGGAACGCGTGAAGtccataaaaacaaaacttaaaAGAATTTCAAGTGAGCAACGATGGTTAACAGCACTTCACAGCAGAATAAAAGGAGTCAGATGAATTGAGTCGGCATTTAGTTGTCTTTAATTTAACGAAGCAAACGGTTCGAAATGAAGGATCAAATATTTATCCGATCGCTTTTACTCGCATTTTGTATCTGCGGAATTGAAGCAATTACATTACCCAGGCTGCCGGAAAATTTGCAGGATTTTAAATGTCAGGAGGACGATGTTGGATTTAAGTTCAACTTAACACATGTAAGAAAGGTCCTAGGATATAAACTAGATTCCAGCACTGAAAACTCCTGTCTGATAATTAtccttgatttttttttagttagCCGGCACCTGGTATGAGGCACTCCGAGTGCCCATTGTCCCGGGAATGGAGTGCCTGAATGTCTCGATTCCCTCGACAGTCAATGCTGATAATCTTACGCTGGATTTGAGCTACGTCACCATACTTAATAACAGTTGGTCCCACAGCAGGGATGCCGTGAGCTTTCCTTGGAACAACTCCACCCAATACGGCATCTTTCATCCCGATGCTAGTGAGGTGTCTTACAAGCTGGTGACCACCGAATACGTTTCCATAGCCGTTGTCTGTGGTTACGGGACCACCTCTGTGATACCCATCTTCAAGCTCTTCACTCGAGACCGCGAGGTCAGCGAGGAGATATTCGAGCTGATCAACACGCATGTCGAGGATATTGGTTATAGCTCCCTGATCTAGTGGGAGAAGCAATCCGTGGAAGAGTGCAGGGAACCCAGTGGCCAGGCACCTTTGGCAGCCCTAGTGGGTTTGATACTTTGTGGCTTATCCACTTGCGCAAGCAACTACAACTAAAAGGAAAATAGCCTTACCAAACTTTTAGCCATCATCATCCATTATCATACATATTATCCACACAAAATACATATACCTATAAGTAAATACTTGTATAATATACAACTACCGTAGTTACAATAGAGTTCCAAGAAAACAGGATATCAGCCTATATAAGTGCACGTGAAACTGTAGATAAGCTGTAAGCTTTATCGGTGATATTACAGTGAGTCACCGCATATTGAAAATTCAATACATATTTGCGCATATGTATTCATTAATAAATCGTCACCACTGATAAGCACGTCACTGGAGCAGCAAAACCTTGTGAGGAATTTGCAGGTCGTTTAGTTGTCTGAAAATCGGCACCGCGAACGGATCGAAATGGAGGCTCAGAAATATTTGTACCCGATTTTGATGTTCCTCTGCTGCTGTGGAATTCCACTGGAGGTCAGAGCGATTCGGATGAGAATGCCCGTTTTGCCGGAGGCACTCAACTGCCGGAATGAAAATATTAGTTTCAACTTAAACCTGACGCGAGTGAGTTAAGAAGTTTGAATCATTTCCCTGGGAATATCGAATTTTCCCGGGGTTGCTATAACTTAAAGTATATTTACTGAAACATACTATTACCTTGTAGCTCTCCGGTTACTG is part of the Drosophila sechellia strain sech25 chromosome 3R, ASM438219v1, whole genome shotgun sequence genome and encodes:
- the LOC6606236 gene encoding uncharacterized protein LOC6606236, with protein sequence MKDQIFIRSLLLAFCICGIEAITLPRLPENLQDFKCQEDDVGFKFNLTHLAGTWYEALRVPIVPGMECLNVSIPSTVNADNLTLDLSYVTILNNSWSHSRDAVSFPWNNSTQYGIFHPDASEVSYKLVTTEYVSIAVVCGYGTTSVIPIFKLFTRDREVSEEIFELINTHVEDIGYSSLI